One Streptomyces sp. P9-A2 DNA window includes the following coding sequences:
- a CDS encoding Uma2 family endonuclease → MTAVDERGMTRFFEEFEPPEGARVELLRGEIVMMAGPDLVHNMIVEDVLDQIPRKQWARLQTQDVDIIDEASEPVPDLVVLKRDATPEAGRLLPSELITLVVEVVSKTSVVRDYLVKRSIYAAGKVPGYLIIDPIMEHCVLLTMPVGEGDAADYKAQLKLDFGDRLPLDMLGIGLDTSEFGTFPGVRPHRFP, encoded by the coding sequence ATGACCGCTGTGGACGAGCGTGGGATGACCAGGTTCTTCGAGGAGTTCGAGCCTCCCGAGGGGGCCAGGGTCGAGCTTCTCCGGGGGGAAATCGTCATGATGGCCGGTCCCGATCTTGTGCACAACATGATCGTGGAAGACGTCCTGGACCAGATCCCACGCAAGCAGTGGGCCCGCCTTCAGACCCAGGACGTCGACATCATCGACGAGGCCAGTGAGCCCGTGCCGGATCTGGTGGTCCTCAAGCGTGATGCCACGCCCGAGGCAGGGCGGCTGCTGCCGTCCGAGCTGATCACGCTGGTGGTGGAGGTCGTCTCCAAGACCAGTGTGGTGCGGGATTACCTCGTCAAGCGGTCGATCTACGCCGCCGGCAAGGTTCCCGGGTACCTCATCATCGACCCGATCATGGAGCACTGCGTCCTGCTCACGATGCCCGTCGGAGAGGGGGACGCAGCCGACTACAAGGCACAGCTGAAGCTGGACTTCGGTGATCGACTGCCGCTCGACATGCTGGGCATCGGCCTGGACACCAGTGAATTCGGCACCTTCCCGGGCGTCAGGCCCCACCGCTTTCCGTGA